One Triticum dicoccoides isolate Atlit2015 ecotype Zavitan chromosome 5B, WEW_v2.0, whole genome shotgun sequence genomic window carries:
- the LOC119310506 gene encoding uncharacterized protein LOC119310506, whose translation MVSLDQQLFETPDTVVEPSFCGSYIESEPTCMMHHQRPKKMVAFEGSLTGRRFLGCPMQQDEGVNCGVVEWVDGPWPEILQRCLTRIWDMYHEQNLGRVNDKQAHEKEVAKLQKEIDFLSNNYSQLVEDVSNLFDYQDGKMSHDMDYTSQAINELAEKKKQLEDQAKIELSMEKLKLAKEQRCILQSQAEIIQNMRKAMKEVEGDRDLLKQEKKKLEYLIADLLNAGHASKAKLESIKAIMNE comes from the exons ATGGTTTCATTGGATCAGCAGCTATTT GAAACCCCTGACACTGTGGTGGAACCATCTTTCTGTGGTTCTTACATTGAATCTGAGCCGACGTGCATGATGCATCATCAGAGGCCGAAGAAGATGGTGGCTTTTGAAGGTTCTTTGACTGGCAGGCGTTTCCTGGGTTGTCCTATGCAGCAG GATGAAGGTGTGAACTGTGGGGTTGTGGAGTGGGTGGATGGTCCTTGGCCAGAGATTCTACAAAGGTGCCTAACCAGGATTTGGGACATGTATCATGAGCAGAACTTGGGCAGGGTGAATGACAAACAAGCCCATGAGAAAGAGGTGGCCAAGCTACAGAAGGAAATTGATTTCCTGTCAAACAACTACAGCCAGTTGGTGGAAGATGTATCCAACCTATTTGACTATCAAGATGGCAagatgtctcatgacatggacTATACCAGTCAGGCAATcaatgaactagctgagaagaagaAACAACTTGAGGATCAGGCAAAGATTGAGTTAAGTATGGAAAAGCTGAAGCTTGCCAAGGAGCAAAGGTGCATTCTTCAAAGCCAAGCAGAGATCATTCAGAACATGAGGAAGGCCATGAAggaagtggagggggacagggaccTACTTAAGCAAGAGAAGAAGAAGTTAGAGTATCTGATTGCTGATCTGCTCAATGCTGGGCATGCCAGCAAAGCTAAGCTGGAGAGTATCAAGGCAATTATGAATGAGTGA